A window of the Rhodoferax sp. GW822-FHT02A01 genome harbors these coding sequences:
- a CDS encoding AlpA family phage regulatory protein: MPWSSATLWRKCKAGDFPQPCKLSERTTAWKVGTVRAWLKSQQTKGA, translated from the coding sequence GTGCCATGGTCATCGGCAACTCTTTGGAGAAAGTGCAAGGCGGGTGACTTCCCGCAACCATGCAAACTGTCCGAGCGCACCACTGCGTGGAAAGTCGGAACCGTAAGGGCATGGCTCAAATCTCAACAGACTAAGGGGGCCTGA
- a CDS encoding CHC2 zinc finger domain-containing protein, which yields MSYFESQGVPMPKGKVWVSTICQFHGGRQTMRIHKVSGSWKCMSCMEGGGDVLAYHMKRNGLEFIEAAKALGAWVEDGKPAIQRKPTSLPPIKALQVLAVESNLIAIAGHNVHNGVVLTESDLRRVRVAARRIDQIQKEFQ from the coding sequence GTGAGCTACTTTGAATCCCAAGGCGTGCCGATGCCAAAAGGCAAGGTATGGGTATCAACGATCTGCCAGTTTCATGGCGGACGCCAAACCATGCGGATCCACAAGGTAAGTGGTAGCTGGAAATGCATGAGTTGCATGGAAGGTGGAGGCGATGTGCTCGCATATCACATGAAGCGCAATGGCCTGGAATTCATCGAAGCAGCCAAGGCCCTGGGCGCGTGGGTGGAGGATGGCAAGCCGGCCATTCAACGCAAGCCCACGTCCTTACCGCCAATTAAGGCGCTGCAGGTGCTCGCAGTCGAGTCCAACCTGATCGCAATTGCCGGACACAACGTGCACAACGGCGTCGTCTTGACTGAGTCTGACCTGCGCCGGGTGCGCGTTGCAGCTCGTCGCATTGACCAGATTCAAAAGGAATTCCAGTGA
- a CDS encoding YfjI family protein has translation MTFENYDKLVGALDDELAIEPVWSEPEEIKSDLPLAPPFEADALLPPILKDFVLDEADRMPCPPDSIASALLVVLGAVVGAKCGIKPKRRDDWIVTPNLFGGVVGYPSSKKTPAMNVAMRFLDRLESKEAELLGEREKVYEAESAAYDAQQAAIKSSMKQAASGAKTDGLKMSAAVADMQALMPPEKPHPRRFKSNDATVEKLADILSHNEFGILVLRDELIGLLSSWEREGREGDKAFYLEGWNGTGSFDVDRIGRGSQHVKNLCLSVFGGIQPDLLERYLTQITNSLDNDGRIQRFQVLVFPEAVEWEWRDRYPVQGAREAVRDVIDRLAAFDPVQDGARPQDDFAKIPFFHFDDEAQALFIEWSTELNRELIAKEQNPLMQQHFGKFEKLFCAIALILHLAEGNVGPVQFESAVRAAAWCEYLAGHARRIYGLVEVGKVSAAKMVSRRIASGKLHDHFSARELYKKGWAGITSHADAENALRILEDAGWVVSYDAITDGRPTIRYQINPLARSAK, from the coding sequence GTGACCTTTGAAAACTATGACAAATTGGTTGGAGCTTTGGACGATGAGCTTGCAATCGAACCGGTGTGGTCTGAGCCGGAAGAAATCAAATCTGACCTTCCTCTAGCGCCACCGTTTGAAGCAGATGCATTGTTGCCGCCCATCCTGAAGGACTTCGTCTTGGATGAAGCAGATCGGATGCCGTGCCCCCCAGACTCCATCGCATCTGCCCTTTTGGTGGTTTTGGGTGCTGTTGTTGGGGCCAAATGTGGAATCAAGCCCAAGCGCCGTGATGACTGGATTGTTACCCCGAACCTATTCGGGGGAGTTGTCGGTTACCCATCGTCCAAGAAGACACCAGCCATGAATGTGGCAATGCGTTTCCTTGATCGTCTGGAATCCAAAGAGGCCGAACTGCTGGGAGAGCGGGAAAAGGTATACGAGGCGGAAAGTGCTGCCTACGACGCCCAGCAGGCCGCGATAAAGAGCAGCATGAAGCAGGCTGCAAGCGGGGCCAAGACAGACGGTTTGAAGATGTCTGCCGCAGTTGCTGATATGCAGGCTTTGATGCCGCCCGAAAAGCCTCACCCGCGCCGGTTCAAAAGCAACGACGCCACAGTTGAGAAGCTTGCCGACATTCTTTCTCACAACGAGTTTGGCATCTTGGTACTGCGTGACGAACTGATTGGATTGCTGTCAAGCTGGGAACGGGAAGGGCGAGAGGGTGACAAGGCCTTTTATCTTGAAGGCTGGAACGGCACAGGCAGCTTTGACGTGGACCGCATTGGTCGCGGTAGTCAGCATGTAAAAAATCTTTGCCTGAGCGTGTTTGGCGGCATTCAGCCTGATCTGCTGGAGCGATACCTTACCCAGATCACCAACAGCCTTGATAACGATGGACGTATCCAGCGGTTCCAGGTTCTCGTGTTCCCGGAGGCCGTTGAGTGGGAGTGGCGCGACCGTTACCCCGTTCAGGGTGCTCGTGAGGCCGTTAGAGATGTGATTGACCGTCTCGCAGCGTTTGATCCTGTGCAGGATGGAGCCAGACCACAGGACGACTTCGCCAAGATTCCATTCTTCCATTTTGATGACGAGGCACAAGCTCTCTTTATCGAATGGTCAACCGAGTTGAATCGAGAGTTGATCGCCAAGGAGCAGAACCCGCTGATGCAACAGCACTTCGGCAAGTTCGAGAAGCTGTTCTGCGCGATTGCCTTGATTCTGCATCTGGCAGAGGGCAATGTCGGTCCGGTGCAGTTCGAAAGTGCCGTGCGTGCTGCTGCTTGGTGTGAGTATTTGGCTGGGCATGCTCGTCGCATCTATGGCCTGGTGGAAGTCGGCAAGGTCAGTGCAGCCAAGATGGTTTCCCGTCGCATTGCCTCCGGAAAGCTCCACGACCACTTCTCGGCACGGGAACTCTACAAAAAGGGATGGGCTGGCATCACATCACACGCCGATGCTGAAAACGCCTTGCGCATCCTTGAAGACGCTGGATGGGTTGTTTCATACGACGCCATCACTGACGGCAGACCGACTATTCGCTACCAAATCAACCCACTTGCCAGGAGCGCCAAATGA
- a CDS encoding DUF5681 domain-containing protein, giving the protein MEKKADTKFKPGQSGNPRGRKPGKLKSTILREQIAEHIPQIITVMTERALGGDVAASRLLLERCAPALKAIDPIEPFEIPDGNLVERAEAIVKATAAGLIIPQQASQLLMGLNTVAGLTQSEEIEKRLAALEERLNAAK; this is encoded by the coding sequence ATGGAAAAAAAGGCAGATACCAAGTTCAAGCCAGGGCAGTCTGGTAACCCTAGAGGCCGTAAGCCCGGGAAGCTGAAATCAACGATCTTGCGTGAGCAGATTGCAGAGCATATACCGCAAATCATCACGGTGATGACAGAGCGCGCATTGGGTGGGGATGTGGCCGCTTCCCGTCTGCTGTTGGAGCGCTGTGCGCCAGCCCTCAAAGCCATTGATCCAATCGAGCCTTTCGAAATACCAGATGGCAACCTTGTGGAGCGTGCTGAGGCAATCGTGAAGGCCACGGCGGCAGGGTTAATCATTCCTCAGCAAGCGTCCCAACTGCTAATGGGGTTGAACACCGTCGCAGGCCTCACTCAGTCGGAAGAAATTGAAAAGCGCTTAGCTGCGTTGGAGGAGCGTCTCAATGCTGCCAAATAA
- a CDS encoding helix-turn-helix domain-containing protein has product MKTSNSDHSLLTPSECAHQIRVEESTLSFWRSKKSVHLPYVRIGGRIRYRQRDVEQFIERNLMDA; this is encoded by the coding sequence ATGAAGACATCAAACAGCGACCACTCGCTCTTGACCCCTTCAGAATGCGCGCACCAGATCCGTGTGGAGGAATCCACGCTTTCATTCTGGCGCAGCAAGAAAAGTGTTCATCTTCCTTATGTCCGCATAGGTGGTCGCATACGTTACCGCCAGCGTGATGTCGAACAGTTCATTGAACGTAACTTGATGGATGCATGA
- a CDS encoding tail fiber domain-containing protein → MGKSSGGSAPSAPDPWTTSAAQQQLNNNTASFNARLNNVNQSGPLGSTSYTVTGTDPTTGAPIYSQQTSLNGSSQQALNNQQGNQSYATGLAGQALGNSGSLLTNPINPQGINQQATKAAYDSAYGLIAPQQQQQSEALKSEMAAQGITDPGSQAYQTASDNLARQQAYQNDNLAQQSVLTGIQAGNTAFNQNLGAQQQALSNFNGLNNQSIAMPSSSNPATVGSSPANIAGAYQNQYNAQLAGYNANQASNNNFTNGLFSLGSSYILGNAMAAAAASDIRLKTDIKRVGSTDGGLPVYTYRYKGHPTVYMGVMAQEVEKVDPSAVHFMPNGFKAVDYSKVA, encoded by the coding sequence ATGGGCAAATCTTCTGGTGGCAGCGCTCCGAGTGCGCCTGATCCATGGACGACCTCAGCGGCACAGCAGCAACTGAATAACAACACGGCTTCATTCAATGCGCGGCTGAATAATGTCAACCAAAGCGGCCCACTTGGATCGACTTCGTACACGGTAACAGGCACAGACCCAACGACTGGCGCGCCGATCTACAGCCAGCAGACCTCTCTTAACGGGAGTTCGCAACAAGCGCTTAACAATCAGCAGGGTAATCAGTCTTATGCAACTGGATTGGCGGGCCAAGCGCTTGGAAATTCTGGCTCCTTGCTAACCAATCCCATCAATCCCCAGGGTATCAACCAGCAAGCCACGAAAGCGGCATACGATTCTGCCTATGGATTGATTGCTCCGCAGCAGCAGCAACAGTCTGAGGCGCTAAAGTCAGAAATGGCAGCGCAAGGGATTACTGATCCGGGTTCTCAGGCTTACCAGACCGCGTCGGACAACCTGGCACGCCAGCAGGCCTACCAGAATGACAACTTGGCGCAGCAGTCTGTACTTACGGGTATTCAAGCCGGGAATACGGCGTTCAATCAGAACTTGGGCGCACAGCAGCAGGCGCTGTCTAATTTCAATGGGCTGAATAACCAGTCCATTGCGATGCCTTCCTCTTCAAACCCAGCGACGGTTGGATCTAGCCCCGCAAATATCGCGGGAGCCTATCAGAATCAGTACAACGCGCAATTGGCCGGGTACAACGCCAACCAGGCATCTAACAATAATTTCACCAACGGTTTGTTTAGCCTTGGGTCTTCTTACATTCTTGGCAACGCAATGGCGGCAGCGGCGGCGTCAGACATTCGTCTGAAAACAGACATCAAGCGCGTTGGTAGTACCGATGGTGGACTGCCTGTCTATACCTATCGCTACAAAGGTCATCCGACAGTGTATATGGGCGTCATGGCGCAAGAAGTCGAAAAGGTTGATCCGAGTGCGGTCCATTTCATGCCCAATGGTTTCAAGGCAGTTGACTATTCGAAGGTGGCGTAA
- a CDS encoding bacteriohemerythrin — protein MNKEQEILAIGRLVFELTSIGNSDVDLDALQARLFDFLQTLPSIRVIPKSAILLFNPRWYLVQVAQFGLPPAWMRQTQHGPATGQESAPSNGAFITTPALHHPALSPDGIDGDAPCFVLPLSDAGKSLGLILIFIEADWQPSAIETEFMSDLARALSMIVSRCLINETLRVRELELEAARTDAICRLSTASEYRDNETGMHVMRMTHFATAIAKAMGLPLETREVLTICAPMHDVGKIGISDAILLKPGRLSGEEFEVMKTHTDIGKRLLTGNDVLMIAARDIAASHHERWDGTGYPDGKSGTDIPMLARICAIADVFDALTSTRPYKTPWPIDEAIDWIHQQSGTHFDPEVVAGFDLALPNILRIRELYRDDVINPNQVLDLPETEHRKSVWIPWDDALCVGIDVIDEHHRYLFDLTNDLFEVVAQKLGSREVARILKALDQYVQVHFRAEERMMAHYGYAGQDRQRSQHHHFEDKLREFYSELHHNPLTAQFDILIYLRDWLIHHILHEDAQLKSLVTSVAEKES, from the coding sequence ATGAACAAAGAACAAGAAATTCTTGCCATTGGGCGCTTGGTGTTTGAGTTGACCAGCATTGGCAATTCCGACGTTGACCTGGATGCGCTGCAGGCCAGACTTTTTGACTTCCTTCAAACTCTGCCTAGTATTCGGGTGATACCCAAGAGTGCGATTCTTCTCTTTAATCCACGCTGGTACTTGGTTCAGGTTGCCCAGTTCGGCCTGCCGCCTGCCTGGATGCGACAAACCCAGCATGGCCCTGCGACCGGTCAGGAAAGCGCTCCATCAAACGGCGCCTTTATCACTACGCCCGCCTTGCATCATCCGGCGTTATCCCCGGACGGCATAGATGGAGACGCACCGTGCTTTGTGCTGCCGCTGAGTGATGCAGGCAAGTCGCTGGGTTTGATATTGATATTCATTGAAGCGGATTGGCAGCCCAGCGCAATTGAAACCGAGTTCATGTCCGATCTGGCCCGCGCGCTGTCAATGATCGTTTCGCGGTGCCTGATCAACGAGACTCTGCGGGTCCGAGAATTGGAACTTGAAGCGGCTCGCACCGATGCCATTTGCAGGCTCAGTACGGCATCGGAGTACCGGGATAACGAGACCGGCATGCATGTGATGCGCATGACGCACTTCGCCACAGCCATTGCCAAGGCGATGGGCTTGCCACTCGAGACGCGCGAAGTGCTGACGATCTGCGCGCCGATGCATGATGTTGGGAAGATCGGAATCTCCGATGCAATCCTGCTCAAGCCTGGCCGGCTGAGTGGCGAAGAATTCGAGGTGATGAAGACACATACGGATATCGGCAAGCGACTGCTCACCGGCAATGACGTCCTGATGATTGCAGCACGCGACATCGCTGCCAGCCATCACGAGCGATGGGATGGAACCGGATACCCTGATGGAAAGTCGGGTACGGATATCCCGATGCTGGCGCGCATTTGCGCCATCGCCGACGTTTTTGATGCACTGACATCGACGCGCCCGTACAAGACGCCCTGGCCGATCGATGAGGCCATCGATTGGATCCACCAACAATCCGGGACCCATTTCGATCCGGAGGTGGTCGCCGGCTTTGACTTGGCCCTGCCAAACATCTTGCGAATCCGCGAACTTTACCGTGACGACGTCATCAATCCGAATCAGGTACTTGACCTGCCGGAGACTGAGCATCGTAAATCGGTCTGGATTCCCTGGGATGACGCACTATGCGTTGGGATCGACGTGATTGACGAGCATCATCGCTATCTGTTCGACCTCACCAACGACCTGTTCGAAGTCGTCGCCCAAAAACTGGGTTCGCGTGAGGTGGCGCGCATCCTCAAGGCCCTCGATCAATATGTCCAGGTGCACTTTCGCGCAGAGGAACGCATGATGGCACATTACGGCTATGCGGGGCAGGATCGGCAAAGAAGCCAGCATCATCACTTTGAAGACAAACTGCGTGAGTTCTATAGTGAACTTCACCACAATCCGTTGACTGCACAGTTCGATATCTTGATCTACCTGCGTGACTGGCTGATTCATCACATCCTTCACGAGGACGCACAACTCAAATCGCTGGTTACATCGGTCGCCGAAAAAGAAAGCTGA
- a CDS encoding AlpA family phage regulatory protein, with product MQKRLKASIWPTAKSVPVEPDPLSPLEKINQLRTEMPQVGYVRQALLIPGILPISPATLWRWVSIGKFPKPVKISSRITAWRVADVTQWLQSKG from the coding sequence TTGCAGAAACGTCTCAAAGCTTCCATCTGGCCTACGGCTAAGTCCGTCCCTGTCGAGCCTGATCCTCTTAGTCCCCTGGAAAAGATCAACCAACTCCGAACAGAGATGCCACAGGTGGGCTATGTGCGTCAGGCCCTGCTGATTCCAGGCATTCTGCCAATCTCCCCGGCCACCTTGTGGCGCTGGGTGTCGATTGGCAAGTTCCCCAAACCTGTGAAGATCAGTTCACGAATTACAGCCTGGCGCGTTGCGGACGTCACTCAGTGGCTGCAGTCAAAAGGTTGA
- the ureG gene encoding urease accessory protein UreG, with translation MSSALHHIPNRTKKLPPLRVGIGGPVGSGKTTLLEMLCKTMREQYDLVAITNDIYTKEDQRLLTISGALPAERIMGVETGGCPHTAIREDCSINLEAIDRMLVEYPDADVVFVESGGDNLAATFSPELSDLTIYVIDVAAGEKIPRKGGPGITKSDLFVINKTDLAPHVGANLAVMEADTIRMRTTPKGLKPFVMTNLKTLSGLTEVVRFIETRGMLQSA, from the coding sequence ATGTCATCCGCACTGCACCACATCCCCAACCGCACCAAGAAGCTGCCGCCCCTGCGCGTAGGCATAGGTGGCCCGGTGGGCTCCGGCAAGACCACGCTGCTGGAAATGCTGTGCAAGACCATGCGCGAACAGTACGACCTGGTGGCCATCACCAACGACATCTACACCAAGGAAGACCAGCGCCTGCTCACCATCAGCGGCGCCCTGCCCGCCGAGCGCATCATGGGCGTGGAAACCGGCGGCTGCCCGCACACCGCCATCCGCGAGGACTGCTCCATCAACCTCGAAGCCATTGACCGCATGCTGGTGGAGTACCCCGACGCCGACGTGGTGTTCGTGGAAAGCGGCGGCGACAACCTGGCCGCCACCTTCAGCCCCGAGCTGAGCGACCTCACCATCTATGTGATCGACGTGGCCGCCGGCGAAAAGATCCCGCGCAAAGGCGGCCCTGGCATCACCAAGAGCGACCTCTTTGTCATCAACAAGACCGACCTGGCCCCCCACGTGGGCGCCAATCTGGCCGTGATGGAAGCCGACACCATCCGCATGCGCACCACGCCCAAGGGCCTCAAGCCCTTTGTAATGACCAACCTCAAGACCCTCAGCGGCCTGACCGAGGTGGTGCGCTTCATCGAAACCCGGGGCATGCTGCAAAGCGCCTGA
- a CDS encoding urease accessory UreF family protein, with the protein MQLMWLASPALPIGGFSYSEVLEAAVDSGHVTSEQEASAWLVDQLHLSLARSDLAAVAQAIPAWRSNDHARIATLNAWVLQTRETHELRAQTEQMGRSLLEWLRNHTTASAEQIAKLAAMDASYPMAFALAASATQAPVRDCLLTYAFGWAENMAQAAIKSVPLGQSSGQRILSALAAEIPAAVDHALTRDDGTRQAFSPMLAILSSQHEVQYSRLFRS; encoded by the coding sequence ATGCAGCTGATGTGGCTGGCCTCCCCAGCATTGCCTATTGGCGGCTTCTCGTATTCCGAAGTGCTGGAGGCAGCGGTCGACTCCGGCCACGTGACTTCGGAGCAGGAAGCCAGCGCCTGGCTGGTGGACCAGTTGCACCTGAGTCTGGCCCGCTCCGACCTGGCCGCTGTAGCCCAGGCCATACCGGCCTGGCGCAGCAACGACCACGCCCGCATTGCCACGCTCAACGCCTGGGTGTTGCAGACCCGCGAGACCCACGAGCTGCGTGCCCAGACCGAACAGATGGGGCGTAGCCTGCTGGAGTGGCTGCGCAACCACACCACGGCCAGCGCTGAGCAGATTGCCAAGCTGGCCGCCATGGACGCCAGCTACCCCATGGCCTTTGCCCTGGCTGCCAGCGCCACCCAGGCGCCGGTGCGCGATTGCCTGCTGACCTATGCCTTCGGCTGGGCCGAGAACATGGCACAAGCCGCCATCAAGTCGGTGCCGCTGGGCCAGAGCAGCGGCCAGCGCATTCTGTCGGCGCTGGCGGCCGAGATACCCGCCGCCGTGGACCATGCCCTCACCCGCGACGATGGCACGCGCCAAGCCTTCAGCCCCATGCTGGCCATCCTGAGCAGCCAGCATGAAGTTCAGTATTCCCGTTTGTTTCGATCCTAG
- the ureE gene encoding urease accessory protein UreE, producing the protein MIQVSKLIPQGKGLASVLLKRAHTVELDWDTRQKSRFETQDSAGRTLGVFLPRGTVLRGGDVLVGDDGLLVQVWAAEQRVLRITHCQQHGTPFDLIRAAYHLGNRHVPIELKPDFLQIEPDHVLADMLRAMHLIVNEMDAPFEPENGAYATGGHAHGEHKHHGHDHHAQEAHGHGHGHAHGHDHDHPHDH; encoded by the coding sequence ATGATTCAGGTATCCAAACTCATTCCCCAAGGCAAAGGCCTTGCTAGCGTGCTGCTCAAGCGCGCGCATACCGTCGAACTGGACTGGGACACACGCCAGAAAAGCCGCTTCGAAACGCAGGACTCCGCCGGCCGCACCCTGGGCGTGTTCTTGCCGCGCGGCACCGTGCTGCGCGGTGGCGACGTGCTGGTGGGTGACGACGGACTGTTGGTGCAAGTCTGGGCGGCGGAGCAGCGCGTGCTGCGCATCACCCACTGCCAGCAGCACGGCACCCCGTTTGACCTGATACGCGCGGCCTATCACCTGGGCAACCGCCACGTGCCGATCGAGCTCAAGCCGGACTTCCTGCAGATCGAGCCCGACCATGTGCTGGCCGACATGCTGCGTGCCATGCACCTGATCGTGAACGAGATGGATGCGCCCTTCGAGCCGGAGAACGGCGCCTACGCCACGGGCGGCCATGCGCACGGCGAGCACAAGCACCATGGGCACGATCACCACGCGCAGGAAGCGCACGGCCACGGCCATGGTCACGCCCACGGGCACGATCACGACCATCCGCACGACCACTGA
- the ureC gene encoding urease subunit alpha produces MATIGRRAYAEIFGPTTGDRVRLADTGLLVEVEKDYTLAAGSYGEEVKFGGGKTIRDGMAQSQRTRYDGAVDCVMTNALIIDHWGIVKADIGLKGGRIVAIGKAGNPDTQPGVDIIIGPGTEVISCEGNIVTAGGIDSHIHFICPQQIEEALASGVTTMMGGGTGPATGTFATTCTPGPWNIERMLQAADAFPMNLGFLGKGNASLPAALHEQINAGVIGLKLHEDWGTTPAAISNCLDVAEATDTQVAIHSDTLNESGFVENTIAATKGRGLCAFHTEGAGGGHAPDILKVVGQANFLPSSTNPTMPYTQNTLDEHVDMLMVCHHLDAGIAEDLAFAESRIRKETIAAEDILHDLGAISMMSSDSQAMGRVGEVIIRTWQTADKMKSQRGALPEDSARNDNFRVKRYIAKYTINPAIAHGISHEVGSVEVGKWADLVVYKPAFFGVKPALIIKGGFIAFAAMGDPNASIPTPQPVHYRPMFGAFGGALTRSSITFVSQAGHDADIKERFGLAKHLSAVRNIRGVRKQHMIHNSYLPTMEIDAQTYAVRADGQLLTCEPATKLPLAQRYFLF; encoded by the coding sequence ATGGCAACAATCGGACGCCGCGCCTACGCGGAGATTTTTGGACCCACCACCGGAGACCGCGTGCGCCTGGCAGACACTGGCTTGCTGGTCGAAGTGGAAAAGGACTACACCCTGGCAGCCGGCAGCTACGGCGAAGAGGTGAAATTCGGCGGCGGCAAGACCATACGCGACGGCATGGCGCAAAGCCAGCGCACTCGTTATGACGGCGCAGTGGACTGCGTGATGACCAATGCGCTCATCATCGACCACTGGGGCATTGTGAAAGCCGACATCGGCCTCAAGGGCGGGCGCATTGTCGCCATTGGCAAGGCCGGCAACCCCGACACCCAGCCGGGCGTGGACATCATCATTGGTCCCGGCACCGAAGTCATCAGCTGCGAGGGCAACATCGTCACCGCAGGCGGCATCGATTCGCACATCCACTTCATCTGCCCACAGCAGATCGAGGAAGCACTGGCCAGCGGCGTCACCACCATGATGGGCGGCGGCACCGGTCCGGCCACCGGCACCTTTGCCACCACCTGCACGCCCGGCCCCTGGAACATCGAGCGCATGCTGCAGGCGGCTGACGCCTTCCCCATGAACCTGGGCTTTCTGGGCAAGGGCAATGCCTCGTTGCCGGCTGCCCTGCATGAACAGATCAACGCCGGCGTGATCGGCCTCAAGTTGCACGAAGACTGGGGCACCACGCCAGCTGCCATCAGCAACTGCCTGGACGTAGCCGAAGCCACCGACACGCAGGTGGCCATCCACTCCGACACGCTCAATGAGTCCGGCTTTGTGGAGAACACCATCGCCGCCACCAAGGGCCGCGGCCTGTGCGCCTTCCACACCGAAGGTGCGGGCGGCGGCCACGCGCCCGACATCCTCAAGGTGGTGGGCCAGGCTAACTTCTTGCCCAGTTCCACCAACCCCACCATGCCCTACACCCAGAACACGCTGGACGAGCATGTGGACATGCTGATGGTGTGCCACCACCTGGACGCGGGCATTGCCGAAGACCTGGCCTTTGCCGAAAGCCGCATCCGCAAGGAAACCATTGCGGCCGAGGACATCCTGCACGACCTGGGCGCCATCAGCATGATGAGCAGCGACAGCCAGGCCATGGGCCGGGTGGGCGAAGTCATCATTCGCACCTGGCAGACCGCAGACAAAATGAAATCGCAGCGCGGCGCCCTGCCCGAGGACTCGGCACGCAATGACAACTTCCGCGTCAAACGCTATATCGCCAAGTACACCATCAACCCGGCCATCGCCCACGGCATCAGCCATGAGGTGGGAAGCGTCGAGGTCGGCAAGTGGGCCGACCTGGTGGTCTACAAGCCCGCCTTCTTTGGCGTGAAGCCGGCGCTGATCATCAAGGGCGGCTTCATTGCCTTTGCCGCCATGGGTGACCCCAACGCCAGCATTCCGACGCCGCAGCCGGTGCACTACCGCCCCATGTTCGGCGCCTTTGGCGGTGCGCTCACGCGCAGCTCGATCACCTTTGTGTCCCAAGCCGGGCACGATGCCGACATCAAGGAGCGCTTCGGCCTGGCCAAGCACCTGAGCGCGGTGCGCAACATCCGTGGCGTACGCAAACAGCACATGATCCACAACAGCTACCTGCCCACCATGGAGATTGACGCGCAGACCTATGCGGTGCGGGCCGACGGCCAGTTGCTGACCTGCGAGCCGGCCACCAAGCTGCCGCTGGCACAGCGCTACTTCCTTTTCTGA
- a CDS encoding urease subunit beta, which yields MIPGEILTDDGEHTLNAHRRTLTLVVQNTADRPIQVGSHYHFAETNGALGFDRPAAQGMRLNIPSGSAVRFEPGQQRTVELVDYAGDRVVYGFRGLTSGPLGS from the coding sequence ATGATTCCTGGCGAAATCCTCACCGACGACGGCGAACACACGCTCAATGCGCACCGCCGCACCCTCACGCTGGTGGTGCAGAACACGGCCGACCGTCCTATCCAGGTCGGCTCGCACTACCACTTTGCCGAAACCAATGGCGCCTTGGGCTTTGATCGGCCGGCGGCGCAAGGCATGCGGCTGAATATTCCGTCCGGCTCAGCTGTGCGCTTTGAGCCCGGGCAGCAGCGCACGGTGGAGCTGGTGGACTACGCCGGCGACCGCGTGGTGTATGGATTTCGTGGATTAACCAGCGGGCCGCTGGGCTCCTGA
- a CDS encoding HupE/UreJ family protein: protein MHKHFKTLAVLLATALTSGLALAHPGTDPHQHVGFVSGFLHPFTGLDHMAVMVAVGLWSALVARQLGAAMLWGPLGFANLLLVGAALGMQGFEVPAVEPMIAASLVVTGMLVVSRLKLQGIWAAALVGVFAVFHGLAHGYELADNVQAFQTLAGMVTATLVLHTMGLGLGWSLRGANVWVARLLGGCVAAFGGVLMLLQISN, encoded by the coding sequence ATGCACAAGCACTTCAAAACACTGGCCGTCCTGCTCGCTACCGCACTGACCTCCGGTCTGGCCCTGGCGCATCCCGGAACAGACCCGCACCAGCACGTGGGCTTTGTGAGCGGCTTTCTGCACCCCTTTACCGGCCTGGACCATATGGCGGTGATGGTGGCCGTGGGCCTGTGGAGCGCCCTGGTGGCACGCCAACTGGGTGCGGCCATGCTGTGGGGCCCCTTGGGCTTTGCCAACCTGTTGCTGGTGGGTGCGGCCCTGGGCATGCAGGGCTTCGAAGTCCCGGCGGTGGAGCCCATGATTGCGGCCTCCCTGGTGGTCACCGGCATGCTGGTGGTTTCCCGCCTCAAGCTGCAAGGCATCTGGGCTGCCGCGCTGGTGGGCGTGTTTGCCGTGTTCCATGGCTTGGCCCATGGCTATGAACTGGCGGACAACGTCCAGGCCTTCCAGACCTTGGCTGGCATGGTGACTGCCACCCTGGTGTTGCACACCATGGGCCTGGGGCTGGGCTGGTCGCTGCGCGGTGCCAACGTCTGGGTGGCACGTCTGCTGGGCGGCTGTGTGGCGGCCTTTGGTGGCGTACTGATGCTGCTGCAAATCTCCAACTGA